ATGTTCAGGGTCTCATAGGTTCTGATTTACTAGCATCACATCATAACTTTTATTGCAAAACCTCAATGAATgattatttcttgaaaaactacACATTCTGTTCCcaacaaaattcatttttcgtgTCTTCCGACTATGTCAGCACGGGTGTTCATATTAATACATCATTCTCAGTTCCTTTGTCAATGTATGGATGCTATTGTGTGATTAAGCTCACACCAAAGAAATTGGGATCTGCTAAATGGGCATTACTCAATGCCCACTGCTGGACAGTAGTTCTCGATAtcgtttttaatgttttagcTCTTCCGTTGATGTTCTTTCCATCCATTTCTGGTGTAATGCTTGGATGGGGTCAATATATCGGTATTCCGTCGTGGTTTCTGCTGTATGCAATTCAGGCAATTGTCTCTGTATTTGCATCTGCTGCAATCGCCTTCTTTGAGAATCGACAAAACGCGTTGCAAACAAATAGGAAAATACGACGCAAATGGGTTCGAGTTTTGCTGAATGTTATAAACTACTCAGTTGCATGTGGAGCTATTCTACCACCATATTTAGAAACATTTGATATTCAGAAAATGGCATTAGAAGCCTTGAAGGTGAGAAGGAGTTTTATCCCCTCTTGCCTACGTACATACCTACAGTTAGCTTTTCATATTTGGCATGAAACCATGGTTTGCAGGTGTTTGATGTGAGCGCAGTGCTTAATTCGGTACTTCTTAAATTCTTAGCTaattgttagaaaaaactGCGTATATTTTAGTAACGAAAACGGATGTACATACATAATTTCCT
This is a stretch of genomic DNA from Caenorhabditis elegans chromosome V. It encodes these proteins:
- the srh-55 gene encoding Serpentine Receptor, class H (Predicted), with amino-acid sequence MNDYFLKNYTFCSQQNSFFVSSDYVSTGVHINTSFSVPLSMYGCYCVIKLTPKKLGSAKWALLNAHCWTVVLDIVFNVLALPLMFFPSISGVMLGWGQYIGIPSWFLLYAIQAIVSVFASAAIAFFENRQNALQTNRKIRRKWVRVLLNVINYSVACGAILPPYLETFDIQKMALEALKIAPCPVKEFFDPRLFFVTDKTTLMTMLMGLQTLTLAPQGTFYTLSTWYHLVYSHSSQVSPETRKMQWRFFMSSSVQIMIPIGVLTFPLFYVWFSLNSGYYNQELNNHVIVIASSHGLLASMCMILVHKVYRHHFVKILTFGKVDLGKQRIVSVVVSSVRSVGHNAV